A stretch of the Desulforamulus ferrireducens genome encodes the following:
- the vanR gene encoding VanR-ABDEGLN family response regulator transcription factor encodes MSINILVVDDEQAIADLIEVYLKNEGFTVYKFYNGQDAFRCVESKQLDLAILDVMLPDIDGFTICRKIREKHNFPIIMLTAKEEEIDKITGLTLGADDYITKPFRPLELVARVKAQLRRFTKYNSPEQKQEERLIAFSGLVLDMDARECTLNEKKLSLTPTEFSILWVLCSNRGRVVSSEELFREVWGDKYFSNSNNTVMVHIRHLREKMGDSAENPKYIKTVWGVGYKIEK; translated from the coding sequence ATGAGTATCAATATTTTAGTTGTTGACGATGAACAAGCTATAGCAGATCTAATTGAAGTTTATCTAAAAAATGAAGGTTTTACAGTATACAAATTTTATAACGGTCAAGATGCGTTCCGATGTGTTGAGTCGAAGCAGTTGGACCTTGCGATACTTGATGTTATGCTGCCAGATATTGATGGCTTTACTATCTGTCGGAAGATTAGGGAAAAACATAATTTTCCCATTATTATGCTGACAGCTAAAGAAGAAGAAATCGATAAGATTACCGGGCTGACATTAGGCGCCGATGACTATATCACTAAACCATTCCGTCCTTTGGAATTAGTTGCTCGTGTAAAGGCGCAGCTCCGAAGATTTACCAAATATAATTCTCCAGAGCAAAAACAGGAAGAACGCTTGATTGCCTTTTCCGGCTTGGTGTTAGACATGGATGCTCGTGAATGTACGCTGAATGAGAAAAAGTTATCGCTTACACCTACGGAGTTTTCTATTCTTTGGGTTCTTTGTTCCAATCGAGGACGAGTGGTAAGTTCTGAAGAATTGTTCCGCGAGGTATGGGGAGACAAGTATTTTAGTAACAGCAATAATACGGTAATGGTTCATATTCGACATTTAAGAGAAAAAATGGGTGATAGCGCGGAAAATCCTAAATATATCAAAACGGTATGGGGGGTTGGTTATAAAATTGAAAAGTGA
- the tnpC gene encoding IS66 family transposase, producing MNKINLAGLPPEIIAYITKLESQVQEQSTKIENQKVRIDNLMTMLANFQKTLYGQSSEKSRYVLGTDSNQLALFNEAEVEANRNALEPQKVTVSGHTRKAKRTKEELAAELPVVEILCELNEEEQICEECGGKLRKLGREIVREELEIIPAQVRVLRYIRQNYVCEDCEKDTGFATIVKAPTPKPVIKRSLASASTVAHVIYQKYVNGMPLNRQEKDWACQGVTLSRATLANWVIRAATDWLRPLWETMKAYLLKQAVISADETVIQVLKEEGKSPTSESRMWVYCSGNTGNPPVVLYEYQPTRSGEHARRFLEGFRGMLQTDGYAGYNKVAYVTRCGCWAHLRRKYEEAMPKKGAIEGSAAAIGFQYCNRLFDIEAELENLTADERKKQRQEQSRPVLEAYWAWVETVKPLGGSKLGEAITYSINQKEALCEFLNDGRIEISNNRAEQKIKPFVTGRKAWLFADTKKGAQSSAIAYSIVESAKANKINPYMYLVHIFQTMPGLDFKNDSTVLERLMPWSPELPDYCRL from the coding sequence ATGAATAAGATTAATTTAGCGGGGTTACCCCCAGAAATAATTGCATATATTACTAAGCTTGAGTCTCAAGTTCAAGAACAGTCAACTAAGATTGAAAATCAGAAAGTCCGCATTGATAATCTGATGACTATGTTGGCTAATTTTCAAAAGACTTTGTATGGCCAATCCAGTGAGAAAAGCAGGTATGTCCTTGGTACAGATAGCAACCAGCTGGCACTGTTCAATGAAGCGGAAGTTGAGGCTAACCGTAATGCTTTAGAACCTCAAAAGGTAACGGTTAGCGGACATACTCGGAAAGCAAAGCGGACCAAGGAAGAACTGGCAGCAGAGCTTCCTGTGGTAGAGATTCTCTGCGAACTTAACGAGGAAGAACAAATTTGTGAGGAATGTGGCGGTAAACTCCGTAAGCTTGGTAGAGAGATAGTCCGGGAAGAACTGGAAATTATTCCTGCCCAAGTAAGGGTACTTCGCTATATAAGGCAAAACTATGTTTGTGAGGATTGTGAAAAGGATACCGGATTTGCCACGATCGTAAAGGCACCTACTCCGAAACCAGTGATAAAAAGGAGTCTTGCTTCTGCCTCAACGGTAGCCCACGTCATATACCAAAAATATGTCAATGGCATGCCTTTAAACAGGCAGGAGAAAGATTGGGCCTGTCAGGGGGTGACGCTCTCGCGAGCCACCTTAGCCAACTGGGTAATACGAGCTGCAACTGACTGGCTAAGGCCTCTGTGGGAGACTATGAAAGCCTATCTCTTAAAGCAAGCTGTTATCTCAGCAGATGAGACTGTAATTCAGGTGCTTAAAGAGGAAGGGAAATCCCCCACATCAGAGTCCCGGATGTGGGTGTATTGTTCGGGTAATACAGGCAATCCCCCTGTGGTACTCTATGAATACCAGCCTACCCGGTCAGGAGAGCATGCAAGACGTTTCCTGGAAGGGTTTCGTGGTATGCTTCAGACGGATGGCTACGCTGGGTACAACAAGGTAGCATATGTTACCCGCTGTGGTTGCTGGGCCCATTTACGCCGCAAGTATGAAGAGGCCATGCCTAAGAAAGGAGCCATTGAAGGCTCAGCCGCCGCTATTGGCTTTCAATACTGCAATCGCTTATTTGACATTGAAGCAGAGTTGGAAAACCTCACGGCGGATGAGCGTAAAAAGCAGCGTCAGGAACAATCCCGTCCAGTTCTTGAGGCTTATTGGGCGTGGGTTGAAACTGTTAAGCCGCTGGGAGGTTCAAAACTTGGCGAGGCCATTACTTACTCTATTAACCAAAAAGAAGCTTTGTGTGAGTTCTTAAACGATGGACGAATCGAAATCTCGAACAATCGCGCGGAGCAGAAAATTAAACCCTTTGTTACAGGAAGAAAGGCTTGGTTATTTGCCGACACTAAAAAAGGCGCTCAATCCAGTGCCATCGCTTACAGCATTGTGGAATCAGCTAAGGCTAATAAAATAAACCCCTATATGTATCTTGTGCATATATTCCAGACAATGCCTGGCCTTGACTTTAAGAATGACTCAACAGTACTAGAAAGATTAATGCCCTGGTCTCCTGAACTTCCTGATTACTGCCGTCTGTAA
- the tnpB gene encoding IS66 family insertion sequence element accessory protein TnpB (TnpB, as the term is used for proteins encoded by IS66 family insertion elements, is considered an accessory protein, since TnpC, encoded by a neighboring gene, is a DDE family transposase.), producing MLKDISSYDGIYLACGVTDLRHSVDGLAIIVKQQFRMDVFGNYLFLFCNRRRNRLKGLSWDKNGFVLYYKRLDGDGARFKWPNDPQDVRNISLEQLKLLMNGLSIDPPKGFGEVKSRDFY from the coding sequence ATGTTAAAGGACATTTCCAGTTATGATGGCATCTATTTAGCCTGTGGAGTTACCGACCTGCGCCACTCTGTAGATGGCTTGGCAATAATCGTTAAGCAACAATTTAGGATGGACGTCTTTGGCAACTATCTTTTCCTTTTTTGTAACCGTAGGCGTAACCGACTCAAAGGTCTCAGCTGGGATAAGAATGGATTTGTACTCTACTACAAGAGATTAGATGGGGATGGTGCCCGCTTTAAATGGCCTAACGACCCACAAGATGTTAGAAACATAAGCCTTGAGCAGCTAAAGCTACTCATGAATGGCCTTTCCATCGATCCTCCCAAAGGGTTTGGTGAAGTAAAGTCAAGAGATTTTTATTAA
- a CDS encoding D-alanyl-D-alanine carboxypeptidase family protein: protein MVRKIKKKKSGIREFVIFLLIVVVFAFVFKFIITPGNQHEFEKEYVDKTTPIPSSDIEPDSSVSISLDKLNSTNAILIRLEDQTILMQKSSEEKIYPASLTKMMTAIVAIENLTNLQKEIQLTHYTFNGLYSSNASMAGFQPGEKVRAIDLLYGVMLRSGAEACIGLADHIAGSEQNFVTMMNQKAADLGMYNTHFENTTGLHNENHYTTVKDLAVLLSYALQNDTFREIFTSSRHSTQPTNKHPGGITFNNTMFEKLNNQNIIDGEILGGKTGYTDEAGLCLASLAKVDHKEYILITAGAKGDIYSEQYNITDALVVYNRIGKQ from the coding sequence ATGGTACGAAAAATAAAAAAGAAAAAGTCAGGAATACGCGAATTTGTAATATTTTTATTGATAGTTGTTGTTTTTGCTTTTGTTTTCAAATTCATTATTACTCCGGGAAACCAACATGAGTTTGAGAAAGAATATGTCGATAAAACAACGCCTATTCCCTCGTCAGATATAGAACCCGATTCCTCTGTTTCTATATCTCTCGATAAACTAAACAGTACTAATGCGATCCTAATTCGTTTAGAAGATCAAACTATTCTGATGCAAAAAAGTAGCGAAGAAAAGATCTATCCTGCTTCGTTAACTAAAATGATGACAGCTATTGTTGCAATAGAAAATTTAACAAATTTGCAGAAAGAAATACAACTAACCCATTATACCTTTAATGGTCTTTATAGTTCCAATGCTTCTATGGCTGGTTTCCAGCCAGGTGAGAAGGTTAGGGCTATTGATCTTTTATACGGTGTGATGCTTCGAAGTGGTGCAGAAGCTTGTATTGGTCTTGCGGATCATATTGCTGGTTCGGAGCAAAATTTTGTAACGATGATGAATCAAAAGGCGGCAGATCTAGGGATGTACAACACTCATTTTGAAAATACCACCGGACTTCACAATGAAAACCACTACACAACAGTGAAAGATCTGGCTGTTCTTCTAAGCTATGCTTTGCAAAATGATACTTTCAGGGAAATTTTTACTTCATCTCGTCATTCCACACAACCCACGAATAAGCACCCTGGAGGGATAACCTTTAACAATACCATGTTTGAAAAACTCAACAATCAAAACATTATTGATGGAGAAATTTTAGGAGGGAAAACTGGATATACCGATGAAGCTGGACTGTGTCTTGCGAGTCTTGCCAAAGTGGATCACAAAGAATATATATTGATTACAGCTGGTGCAAAAGGAGATATCTATTCTGAACAGTATAATATTACCGATGCATTAGTTGTATACAATAGAATCGGGAAACAATGA
- a CDS encoding single-stranded DNA-binding protein: MSDVNELLEEAIKETENLNEGEVFLVKDLFKGYVWNRIPRKYRLLLGTLFLNYVNKMEGNIKAIEKTSSNQQRYKKTIGK, from the coding sequence ATGAGTGATGTTAATGAGCTACTAGAAGAAGCTATTAAGGAAACTGAAAACTTGAATGAAGGTGAAGTCTTTCTTGTTAAGGACCTGTTCAAGGGTTATGTATGGAATAGAATACCCAGAAAGTATCGACTTCTGCTTGGGACTTTATTTTTAAACTACGTAAATAAAATGGAAGGTAATATAAAGGCAATTGAAAAGACCTCATCTAACCAGCAGAGGTATAAAAAGACAATTGGCAAGTAG
- the vanS gene encoding vancomycin resistance histidine kinase VanS, producing the protein MVIKLKSDRDKRNNDYTKLKRKVFFRVLLIVFATIATVIFLRDVIQDNFNIGESIVEFLKNKFYLSESDAVIIYRYIFLYNKELITLIVIIILLIILLRFSISWFTKYFDEIGSGMDKLVEESNDEITLSPELDFMENKLNQIKNNLEKQKKAALDAEQRKNDLVVYLAHDIKTPLTSVIGYLNLLDEAPDMPPEQKSKYVGITLEKAYRLEELINEFFEITRFNLQTIVLNKEKINLLFMLQQMADEFYPMLAPQGKQISVNVPDGLTLWGDADKLARVFNNILKNAIAYSDENSVIDISAWQQDENIVIAFMNQGNPIPQTKIDTIFEKFYRLDAARSSNTGGAGLGLAIAKEIVTAHDGTISVESNPENTTFTVKLPS; encoded by the coding sequence TTGGTTATAAAATTGAAAAGTGACAGAGATAAGAGAAACAATGATTATACAAAATTAAAAAGAAAAGTATTTTTTAGAGTGCTCCTTATTGTTTTTGCCACGATCGCAACTGTTATTTTTTTGCGTGATGTAATTCAAGACAATTTCAATATTGGAGAGAGTATTGTAGAATTTTTAAAGAATAAGTTTTATTTGAGTGAAAGCGATGCTGTAATAATTTATCGGTATATTTTTCTTTATAATAAAGAGCTTATTACACTTATTGTGATCATCATCTTATTAATTATTTTGCTTAGATTTTCAATTTCGTGGTTTACTAAATATTTTGATGAAATAGGTAGTGGAATGGATAAACTTGTTGAGGAATCCAATGATGAAATTACATTATCACCGGAATTGGATTTTATGGAAAATAAGCTTAATCAAATAAAAAACAACTTGGAAAAGCAAAAAAAAGCTGCACTTGATGCCGAACAGCGCAAAAATGATTTGGTCGTTTATTTGGCTCATGATATAAAGACACCTCTGACCTCCGTTATAGGATACTTAAATCTACTGGATGAGGCTCCTGATATGCCTCCTGAACAGAAATCAAAATATGTCGGTATTACTTTGGAAAAAGCTTATCGATTAGAAGAGCTTATCAATGAGTTTTTCGAGATCACAAGATTCAATCTTCAAACTATTGTTTTGAATAAAGAAAAAATCAATTTACTGTTCATGCTCCAGCAAATGGCAGATGAATTCTATCCAATGCTGGCTCCACAGGGAAAGCAGATATCTGTCAATGTGCCTGACGGACTCACTCTGTGGGGAGATGCAGACAAACTAGCCCGTGTATTCAATAATATTCTGAAAAATGCCATAGCCTATAGCGATGAAAATAGTGTCATTGATATTTCTGCATGGCAGCAGGACGAAAATATTGTTATAGCTTTTATGAACCAGGGAAATCCAATTCCACAGACAAAGATTGATACTATTTTTGAAAAATTTTACCGATTAGATGCTGCACGCTCCTCAAACACCGGTGGAGCAGGGCTAGGTTTGGCAATCGCAAAAGAAATTGTCACAGCTCACGATGGAACGATTTCTGTAGAAAGCAACCCGGAAAATACTACATTTACAGTAAAGCTTCCGTCTTAA